The Neomonachus schauinslandi chromosome 11, ASM220157v2, whole genome shotgun sequence genome contains a region encoding:
- the ADM gene encoding pro-adrenomedullin: MKLVPVALMYLGSLAFLGADTARLDVASEFRKKWNKWALSRGKRELRVSSNYATGLTDAKAGPAQTLIRPQDVKGASRNPQASSPDAARIRVKRYRQSMNNFQGLRSFGCRFGTCTVQKLAHQIYQFTDKDKDGVAPRSKISPQGYGRRRRRSLPMTGLSRTLLFPESQARGAPASRVHQVLANLFKI; this comes from the exons ATGAAGCTGGTTCCCGTCGCCCTCATGTACCTGGGCTCCCTCGCCTTCTTGGGCGCCGACACTGCGCGGCTCGACGTGGCGTCAGAGTTCCGAAAGAA GTGGAATAAGTGGGCTCTAAGTCGCGGGAAGAGGGAACTTCGAGTGTCCAGCAACTATGCCACCGGGCTCACTGACGCGAAGGCCGGGCCTGCCCAGACTCTCATTCGGCCCCAGGACGTGAAGGGTGCCTCTCGCAACCCCCAGGCCAG cagTCCGGACGCCGCCCGCATCCGAGTCAAACGCTACCGCCAGAGTATGAACAATTTCCAGGGCCTGCGGAGCTTCGGCTGCCGCTTCGGAACGTGCACGGTGCAGAAACTGGCGCACCAGATCTACCAGTTCACAGACAAGGACAAGGACGGCGTCGCCCCCAGGAGCAAGATTAGCCCCCAGGGGTATGGCCGCCGGCGCCGGCGCTCCCTGCCCATGACCGGCCTGAGCCGGACTCTCTTGTTCCCGGAGTCACAGGCACGCGGGGCTCCGGCCTCCCGGGTGCATCAGGTGCTCGCCAATCTCTTTAAGATTTAG